A section of the Maylandia zebra isolate NMK-2024a linkage group LG8, Mzebra_GT3a, whole genome shotgun sequence genome encodes:
- the LOC101484738 gene encoding uncharacterized protein LOC101484738 — MSETPVWTSMNPETLHIKEEQEEILTSHEEQQSSGLEEADIIKVIITAVPVKPEDDEEKPQFLPFHQSQAEDNRDTEPESDGQEPSSDPDLQSEFKPDADEKASDYSETTDESGPENEDSDGGWKEGRALESDLNMDGDCNAAKKFLSCTLWGQQFIYKQCLQKQLTCHSGQTPSSCLVDNSCEVKQNVDSQVVAPTGVKQFICELCSEVFYRKSEFKRHKKMHNGGKAFSCDYCGKGFNRTSDLRTHMRVHTGEKPFSCSSCGQRFNQKIHLKTHMRIHTGEKPFVCEECGKRFSQQGNLTTHMRVHTGEKPLACEDCGQRFNQQTHLKAHMRVHTGEKPFQCSDCDKTFKRKTHLKTHMRVHTGEKPFGCKDCGKRFYRNTDLKTHLRVHTGEKPFGCDECGQRFNQKTHLKEHMRLHTGEKPFHCNKCGKRFNRKTHLNSHMRVHAE; from the coding sequence ATGAGTGAAACCCCAGTCTGGACCAGCATGAACCCGGAGACCCTCCACATaaaggaggaacaggaggaaatCTTGACCAGCCACGAGGAACAGCAGAGTAGTGGTCTGGAGGAGGCGGATATCATTAAGGTCATAATCACTGCAGTTCCTGTGAAACCTGAAGATGATGAAGAAAAACCTCAGTTCTTACCCTTTCATCAAAGCCAAGCTGAGGACAACAGAGATACAGAGCCTGAGAGCGATGGACAAGAACCGAGCAGTGACCCGGATCTTCAAAGTGAGTTTAAACCTGATGCTGATGAAAAGGCTTCAGACTATTCTGAGACTACTGATGAGTCTGGACCTGAAAACGAAGACAGCGATGGCGGCTGGAAGGAGGGCAGGGCACTGGAGTCGGACTTAAATATGGATGGGGACTGTAATGCAGCAAAAAAATTCTTAAGCTGCACTTTGTGGGGTCAGCAGTTTATCTACAAGCAGTGTCTTCAGAAACAGCTGACATGCCATTCAGGACAAACTCCTTCCAGCTGTTTGGTTGATAACAGCTGCGAGGTAAAGCAAAACGTAGATTCCCAGGTGGTGGCCCCAACAGGTGTGAAACAGTTTATCTGCGAGTTGTGTAGTGAAGTATTTTACCGAAAATCAGAATTTAAGAGGCACAAGAAAATGCACAACGGGGGGAAGGCATTCAGCTGCGACTATTGCGGTAAAGGATTTAACCGAACGTCAGATCTCAGGACACACATGAGGgtccacacaggtgagaaacccTTTAGCTGTAGTAGCTGTGGACAGAGATTCAACCAAAAGATACACCTTAAGACGCACATGAGAATTCACACCGGAGAGAAGCCGTTTGTTTGCGAGGAGTGCGGTAAAAGGTTCAGCCAGCAGGGAAATCTGACAACTCACATGCGAGTCCACACCGGAGAGAAACCGCTAGCCTGCGAAGACTGTGGGCAAAGGTTTAACCAGCAGACGCATCTTAAGGCACACATGCGAGtgcacacaggagagaaaccctTTCAATGTAGTGACTGTGATAAAACGTTTAAACGAAAGACGCACCTTAAGACCCACATGAGAgtccacactggagagaaacCTTTCGGTTGCAAGGACTGCGGTAAAAGGTTTTACCGAAACACAGATCTTAAGACTCACTTGAGAGTCCACACGGGAGAGAAACCGTTTGGATGCGACGAGTGCGGCCAGAGGTTCAACCAAAAGACGCATCTTAAGGAGCACATGAGGCTCCACACGGGAGAGAAACCCTTTCACTGCAACAAATGCGGCAAGAGATTTAATCGTAAGACGCATCTTAACTCACACATGAGAGTCCACGCAGAATGA